In Mycobacterium gallinarum, a single window of DNA contains:
- a CDS encoding DNA topoisomerase IB, translated as MRLRRSDLRGPGLRRVRRGRGFSFYDANGASITDATTLERIKGLVIPPAWKRVWICPHPNGHIQAVGTDAAGRRQYLYHQKWQQDRNEEKFDRALDMSAALPDMRRQIASDLSGRGLTRDRVIALALQLLDLGYFRSGSEQYVEENNSFGLATLLCEHVTLQSGAVEFDYPAKSGVRRTLLIEDPEVVRSVRSLMRRPHRGERLLVCRNGSGWTDLHADDLNSRFKELVGDEYTVKDLRTWHGTVLAAAAFVDADPPENKSVIKRVESAVMKEVAEELGNTPAVARRSYVDPRVVEGYESGLTIATAAKRAAKTRAPAKRQEILDRSTARLIRKVAKS; from the coding sequence ATGCGGCTTCGTCGTAGCGATCTCCGTGGCCCCGGACTGCGCCGAGTCCGGCGCGGCCGCGGGTTCTCCTTTTACGACGCCAACGGTGCGTCGATCACCGATGCCACGACGCTCGAGCGCATCAAAGGGCTTGTGATCCCTCCGGCTTGGAAGAGGGTGTGGATCTGCCCTCATCCCAACGGCCACATCCAGGCGGTGGGAACAGACGCCGCAGGCCGGCGCCAGTACCTCTACCACCAGAAGTGGCAGCAGGACCGGAACGAGGAGAAATTCGACCGGGCCCTGGACATGTCGGCGGCGCTACCCGACATGCGGCGCCAGATCGCATCGGACCTGAGCGGGCGGGGGCTCACCCGCGATCGGGTGATCGCTCTGGCGCTGCAACTGCTCGATCTCGGCTACTTCCGTTCGGGGTCAGAACAGTACGTCGAGGAGAACAACTCCTTTGGCCTCGCGACGTTGCTTTGCGAACATGTGACGCTGCAGAGTGGCGCGGTTGAGTTCGACTATCCGGCCAAGAGTGGCGTTCGCCGCACCCTGCTGATCGAGGATCCTGAGGTCGTCAGGTCGGTGCGTTCGCTGATGCGCAGACCGCATCGCGGCGAGCGGTTGCTGGTGTGCCGCAACGGTTCCGGGTGGACCGACCTGCACGCCGACGATCTCAACAGCCGGTTCAAGGAACTCGTCGGCGACGAGTACACCGTCAAGGATCTACGCACTTGGCACGGCACGGTGCTGGCGGCGGCGGCATTCGTGGACGCCGATCCGCCGGAGAACAAGTCCGTGATCAAGCGCGTGGAATCGGCGGTCATGAAAGAGGTCGCCGAGGAACTCGGCAATACCCCGGCGGTGGCGCGCCGCTCTTACGTGGATCCCCGCGTCGTCGAGGGGTATGAATCTGGCCTGACTATCGCGACCGCCGCCAAGCGCGCCGCGAAGACCCGAGCCCCAGCCAAGCGGCAAGAGATTCTGGACCGCAGCACCGCACGGCTGATCCGCAAGGTCGCAAAGAGCTAG
- a CDS encoding ATP-binding protein: protein MADVANTKNGHLRNAGSVELRVAATLENLAVLRTLVAAVATYEDLDFDSVADLRLAVDEACTRLIRCAVPDSTLLLVVDPRDDAVVIHASAPCKSPDILAPGSFSWHVLSSLTDDVQTFQDGQGPEEGQVFGISMTTRRASSLQ from the coding sequence ATGGCCGACGTTGCCAACACGAAGAACGGGCATCTACGGAACGCCGGGTCGGTCGAACTTCGGGTCGCCGCCACACTGGAAAATCTTGCAGTGCTGCGCACGCTCGTGGCGGCGGTCGCCACATACGAGGATCTGGACTTCGACTCCGTCGCCGATCTGCGGTTGGCAGTCGACGAAGCGTGTACGCGCCTCATTCGCTGCGCGGTCCCCGATTCCACACTGCTGCTCGTCGTCGATCCGCGTGACGACGCGGTCGTCATCCACGCATCGGCGCCATGCAAGAGCCCCGACATCCTGGCCCCCGGTAGCTTCAGCTGGCACGTGCTGAGCTCACTGACCGACGATGTACAGACTTTCCAGGACGGGCAGGGCCCTGAGGAAGGACAGGTCTTCGGGATCTCGATGACGACAAGGCGAGCGAGCTCGTTGCAGTGA
- a CDS encoding RNA polymerase sigma factor SigF has product MFRELEGVPQDSAAFQRQRDRIVERCLPLADHIARRFDGRGESRDDLVQVARVGLVNAVIRFDVNAGSDFVSFAVPTIMGEVRRHFRDNSWSVKVPRRLKELHLRLGAATAELSQRLGRAPTASELAIELEMDRDEVVEGLVAGSSYNTLSIDSGGGGNEDAPAIADTIGDVDLGLDQIENREALRPLLAALPERERTVLLLRFFESLTQTQIAERVGISQMHVSRLLAKSLARLRDQLQ; this is encoded by the coding sequence ATGTTTCGCGAACTCGAGGGCGTACCTCAAGACAGCGCGGCCTTCCAGCGACAGCGAGACCGCATCGTGGAACGTTGCCTGCCGTTGGCCGACCACATCGCCCGCCGGTTCGACGGGCGCGGCGAGTCCCGCGACGATCTCGTCCAGGTCGCCCGTGTCGGCCTGGTGAACGCGGTCATCCGCTTCGACGTGAACGCCGGATCGGACTTCGTGTCGTTCGCGGTGCCGACGATCATGGGCGAGGTCCGGCGACACTTCCGGGACAACAGCTGGTCGGTCAAGGTGCCCCGCCGGCTCAAAGAGCTGCACCTGCGGCTGGGCGCCGCCACAGCTGAACTGTCTCAGCGACTCGGCCGCGCACCCACAGCCTCGGAACTGGCCATCGAACTGGAGATGGACCGCGACGAGGTCGTCGAGGGTCTGGTGGCGGGCAGCTCCTACAACACGCTGTCCATCGACAGTGGCGGCGGAGGTAACGAGGACGCGCCCGCGATCGCCGACACGATCGGCGACGTCGATCTGGGACTAGACCAGATCGAGAACCGAGAAGCGTTGCGGCCCTTGCTTGCAGCGTTGCCCGAACGAGAACGAACGGTTCTGCTGCTGCGCTTCTTCGAATCGCTCACGCAGACCCAGATCGCCGAACGGGTAGGTATCTCGCAGATGCACGTATCCCGGTTGCTTGCGAAATCTCTAGCGCGGCTGAGGGACCAACTGCAGTAG
- a CDS encoding STAS domain-containing protein: MSTRTHDAPTPPESLIERAESHSAHFATRSLPPNTAVVTAHGEIDAANANALVDYALRHGDRINRLVLDLSGVDFFGTSGFSALHTLNVRCADESITWASVPSPAVTRLVRICDPDSLLPFFGGVDTALSAVQGEPPRLLQLVPQPR, from the coding sequence ATGTCTACCCGAACACACGATGCTCCGACGCCACCGGAGTCTTTGATCGAGCGCGCCGAGTCGCACTCGGCCCATTTCGCGACCCGTTCGCTACCGCCGAACACCGCGGTGGTCACGGCGCACGGCGAGATCGACGCAGCGAACGCGAACGCGCTCGTCGACTACGCGCTGCGACACGGCGATCGCATTAACCGATTGGTGCTCGACTTGAGCGGCGTCGATTTCTTTGGCACATCCGGCTTTTCGGCGCTGCACACACTCAACGTGCGCTGCGCCGACGAATCCATCACCTGGGCTTCAGTGCCCAGCCCGGCGGTCACGAGGCTGGTACGGATCTGCGATCCGGATTCGCTTCTGCCGTTCTTCGGCGGCGTCGACACCGCTCTGTCGGCGGTTCAGGGTGAGCCGCCCCGCCTACTGCAGTTGGTCCCTCAGCCGCGCTAG
- a CDS encoding nucleotidyltransferase family protein encodes MSTTAAGILLAAGAGARFGMPKVLAAQGEWLRSAVAALHHGGCDDVVVVLGAAIVDVPAPARAVIATDWSDGLSTSLRTGLSAVEADFAVLHTVDTPDVGAEVVDRVLAAARSSTSGLARAYFGDTPGHPVVIANRHWTELLRGLRGDEGARAFLSARPDVAAVDCADLATGRDIDSP; translated from the coding sequence ATGTCGACCACGGCCGCCGGTATTTTGCTCGCCGCCGGGGCGGGCGCGCGCTTCGGTATGCCCAAAGTGCTTGCTGCACAAGGTGAGTGGCTGAGATCAGCGGTGGCGGCGTTACACCATGGCGGGTGCGACGACGTGGTCGTCGTGCTGGGCGCGGCGATCGTCGATGTGCCTGCTCCCGCCCGCGCCGTCATCGCGACTGACTGGTCAGACGGGTTATCCACATCCTTGCGTACGGGTCTGTCGGCCGTCGAGGCCGACTTCGCGGTGCTGCACACCGTCGACACCCCCGACGTAGGCGCCGAAGTGGTGGACCGCGTGCTGGCCGCGGCGCGATCATCGACGTCGGGCCTCGCGCGCGCGTACTTCGGCGACACGCCCGGCCACCCCGTCGTCATCGCCAACCGGCACTGGACCGAACTACTCCGAGGACTGCGCGGCGACGAGGGCGCGCGCGCGTTTCTCTCGGCGCGCCCAGACGTCGCCGCTGTGGACTGCGCTGACCTGGCGACCGGCCGCGACATCGATTCCCCGTGA
- a CDS encoding SDR family oxidoreductase, producing the protein MRITVIGASGLIGTKVVALLEADGHDVVAASRGSGVDVLTGDGLGEALAGADALVDVTNSPSFEDGPVLEFFTTATANVVAAAKNAGVGHYVVLSIVGVDGLPLSGYMRAKVAQEKLLGQSGMPYTIVRATQFAEFTDAITGSMTVGDEVRVPDALIQPIPADRVASDVARAAVGGPLNGVVNIGGPQKIPFEQMARDTLARQGDDTKTVVVDPEAGYFGTPLQRNSLVTSD; encoded by the coding sequence GTGAGGATCACAGTGATCGGTGCCAGCGGTCTGATCGGCACCAAGGTGGTGGCGCTACTCGAGGCTGACGGGCACGATGTCGTCGCGGCATCGCGTGGATCTGGTGTGGATGTCCTCACCGGCGACGGGCTCGGGGAGGCGCTGGCCGGGGCCGACGCGCTCGTCGACGTCACGAATTCTCCGTCGTTCGAAGACGGGCCGGTGTTGGAGTTCTTCACCACGGCGACGGCGAATGTGGTTGCAGCCGCGAAGAACGCCGGGGTCGGACACTATGTCGTGCTGTCGATCGTCGGTGTGGACGGTCTGCCGCTCAGCGGGTACATGCGGGCCAAGGTCGCGCAGGAGAAGCTGCTCGGTCAATCCGGCATGCCCTACACCATCGTGCGCGCCACGCAGTTCGCCGAGTTCACCGACGCCATCACCGGATCGATGACCGTCGGCGACGAGGTGCGCGTTCCCGATGCGCTGATTCAGCCCATTCCTGCGGACAGGGTCGCATCCGACGTCGCGCGCGCCGCCGTCGGCGGACCGCTCAACGGTGTCGTGAACATCGGTGGGCCGCAGAAGATCCCGTTCGAGCAGATGGCCCGCGACACGTTGGCCCGGCAGGGCGACGACACCAAGACCGTCGTCGTCGACCCCGAGGCCGGCTACTTCGGCACGCCGCTGCAGCGCAACAGCCTCGTCACGTCCGACTAA
- a CDS encoding acetyl/propionyl/methylcrotonyl-CoA carboxylase subunit alpha has product MASHASSKISKVLVANRGEIAVRVIRAAKDAGLASVAVYAEPDADAPHVRLADEAFALGGQTSAESYLVFEKLLEAAEKSGANAIHPGYGFLSENADFAQAVLDAGLIWIGPSPQSIRDLGDKVTARHIAARAEAPLVPGTPDPVKDADEVVAFAKEYGVPVAIKAAFGGGGRGMKVARTIEEIPELFESATREAVAAFGRGECFVERYLDKPRHVEAQVIADTHGNVVVAGTRDCSLQRRFQKLVEEAPAPFLTDAQRKEIHESAKRICKEAGYYGAGTVEYLVGQDGLISFLEVNTRLQVEHPVTEETAGIDLVLQQFKIANGEALDITEDPTPRGHAIEFRINGEDAGRGFLPAPGPVTRYDIPTGPGVRLDSGVEAGSVIGGQFDSMLSKLIVSGATREEALARSRRALAEFHVEGLATVIPFHRAVVSDPAFIGDGEKFDVHTRWIETEWDNTVEPFTGGEAIEEEDTIPRQSVVVEVGGRRIEVSLPGDLAIGGGGGAPAGGGVVRKKPKARKRGSHGGAAASGDSVTAPMQGTVVKVAVEEGQEVASGDLVVVLEAMKMENPVTAHKDGVITGLAVEPGAAVTQGTVLAEIK; this is encoded by the coding sequence GTGGCAAGTCACGCCAGCTCAAAGATCTCCAAGGTGCTCGTCGCCAATCGCGGGGAAATCGCGGTCAGGGTGATCCGGGCAGCCAAGGATGCCGGGCTTGCAAGCGTGGCCGTGTACGCCGAACCCGACGCCGACGCACCGCACGTGCGGCTTGCCGACGAAGCGTTCGCACTCGGCGGCCAGACCTCAGCCGAGTCCTACCTCGTCTTCGAGAAGCTGTTGGAGGCGGCCGAGAAGTCCGGCGCGAACGCGATCCATCCCGGCTACGGATTCCTCTCGGAGAACGCCGATTTCGCTCAGGCCGTGCTCGACGCCGGCCTGATCTGGATCGGCCCCAGCCCGCAGTCCATCCGTGATCTCGGCGACAAGGTCACCGCCCGGCACATCGCCGCGCGCGCCGAGGCGCCACTGGTCCCGGGAACCCCCGACCCGGTCAAGGACGCCGACGAGGTCGTTGCGTTCGCCAAAGAGTACGGCGTACCGGTGGCCATCAAGGCAGCGTTCGGCGGCGGCGGCCGCGGCATGAAGGTCGCCCGCACGATCGAAGAGATCCCGGAGTTGTTCGAGTCGGCCACCCGTGAGGCCGTCGCGGCGTTCGGCCGCGGTGAGTGTTTCGTCGAGCGCTACCTGGACAAGCCGCGCCACGTGGAGGCTCAGGTCATCGCCGACACGCACGGCAACGTCGTCGTCGCAGGCACCCGCGACTGCTCGCTGCAGCGCCGCTTCCAGAAGCTCGTCGAGGAGGCGCCCGCGCCGTTCCTGACCGACGCGCAGCGCAAGGAGATCCATGAGTCGGCCAAGCGGATCTGCAAGGAGGCCGGCTACTACGGCGCAGGCACCGTCGAATACCTCGTCGGCCAGGACGGGCTGATCTCATTCCTGGAGGTGAACACCCGCCTGCAGGTCGAGCATCCGGTCACCGAGGAGACCGCGGGCATCGACCTGGTCCTGCAGCAGTTCAAGATCGCCAACGGCGAGGCACTGGACATCACCGAGGATCCGACGCCGCGCGGGCACGCGATCGAGTTCCGCATCAACGGCGAGGACGCCGGCCGCGGCTTTCTGCCCGCGCCCGGCCCGGTCACCCGGTACGACATCCCCACTGGTCCCGGTGTGCGGCTGGACTCCGGCGTCGAGGCCGGTTCGGTGATCGGCGGCCAGTTCGACTCGATGCTGTCGAAGCTGATCGTGTCCGGCGCCACCCGCGAGGAGGCGCTGGCCCGCTCGCGCCGTGCGCTGGCCGAGTTCCATGTCGAGGGCTTGGCGACGGTCATCCCGTTCCACCGCGCCGTGGTGTCGGACCCGGCGTTCATCGGTGACGGCGAGAAGTTCGACGTGCACACCCGGTGGATCGAAACCGAGTGGGACAACACCGTCGAACCGTTCACCGGCGGTGAAGCGATCGAAGAGGAAGACACCATTCCGCGGCAGTCGGTCGTCGTCGAGGTGGGAGGCCGGCGCATCGAGGTGTCGCTGCCCGGCGATCTGGCCATCGGCGGTGGCGGTGGCGCACCGGCGGGCGGCGGCGTCGTCCGCAAGAAGCCCAAGGCACGCAAGCGTGGTTCGCACGGCGGCGCGGCGGCATCCGGCGATTCGGTGACCGCACCGATGCAGGGCACCGTGGTCAAGGTGGCCGTCGAAGAGGGTCAGGAGGTCGCTTCGGGCGACCTCGTGGTGGTCCTCGAGGCGATGAAGATGGAGAACCCGGTCACCGCGCACAAGGACGGCGTCATCACCGGCCTCGCGGTCGAGCCAGGTGCGGCCGTCACGCAGGGCACGGTGCTCGCCGAGATCAAGTAG
- a CDS encoding SufE family protein, with the protein MSMPAALAEVVSDFQEMQGQDKLQLLLEFAGELPPLPAELEEAAMEPVPECQSPLFLHVDAADRDNVRLYFSAPAEAPTTRGFAAILAAGLDSQPAEDILAVPDDFYSELGLAALISPLRLRGMSAMLARIKKRLR; encoded by the coding sequence ATGAGCATGCCGGCCGCGCTGGCCGAGGTCGTATCCGACTTCCAGGAGATGCAGGGCCAGGACAAGCTGCAGCTGCTGCTGGAGTTCGCGGGTGAACTGCCCCCGCTGCCCGCCGAACTGGAAGAGGCGGCCATGGAGCCGGTGCCCGAATGCCAGTCACCGCTGTTCCTCCACGTCGACGCCGCCGACCGGGACAACGTCCGGCTGTATTTCAGCGCGCCCGCGGAAGCGCCGACCACGCGTGGTTTCGCGGCGATCCTGGCGGCCGGGCTCGACTCACAGCCCGCCGAAGACATCCTCGCCGTACCCGACGACTTCTACAGCGAACTCGGCCTGGCGGCGCTGATCAGCCCGCTGCGGCTGCGCGGCATGTCGGCGATGCTGGCCCGTATCAAGAAACGGCTCAGATAA
- a CDS encoding sulfurtransferase: protein MPLPADPAPALAEYAHPERLVTPDWLSGNLGRPGLAIVESDEDVLLYDTGHIPGAVKIDWHTDLNDPTVRDYIDGAQFAELMNRKGISRDDTVVIYGDKSNWWAAYALWVFTLFGHPDVRLLDGGRDLWISDGRDTNLDVPSKQTTGYPVVERNDAPIRAYKEDVLEIIGSQPLIDVRSPQEYTGERTHMPDYPEEGALRGGHIPTARSIPWGKAARDNGQFRSRAELDELYGFLSDDDKTVVYCRIGERSSHTWFVLTHLLGREGVRNYDGSWTEWGNAVRVPVAVGEEPGEPT, encoded by the coding sequence GTGCCGCTACCCGCCGATCCCGCCCCCGCCCTGGCCGAGTACGCCCACCCGGAACGCCTGGTCACCCCCGACTGGCTGTCGGGCAACCTCGGCAGGCCCGGACTGGCCATCGTCGAATCCGACGAGGACGTGCTCCTCTACGACACCGGCCACATCCCCGGCGCGGTGAAGATCGACTGGCACACCGACCTCAACGACCCGACGGTCCGCGACTACATCGACGGCGCGCAATTCGCCGAGCTGATGAACCGTAAGGGCATCTCCCGCGATGACACCGTCGTCATCTACGGCGACAAGAGCAACTGGTGGGCCGCCTACGCCCTGTGGGTGTTCACGCTGTTCGGCCACCCCGACGTGCGCCTGCTCGATGGCGGGCGCGACCTGTGGATCTCCGACGGCCGCGACACCAACCTGGACGTACCGTCCAAGCAGACCACGGGCTACCCCGTGGTCGAACGCAACGACGCGCCGATCCGCGCCTACAAGGAGGACGTGCTGGAGATCATCGGCTCGCAGCCGCTGATCGACGTCCGCTCACCGCAGGAGTACACCGGGGAGCGCACCCACATGCCGGACTACCCCGAGGAGGGCGCGCTGCGCGGCGGGCACATCCCGACCGCACGGTCGATCCCGTGGGGTAAGGCGGCCAGGGACAACGGCCAGTTCCGTAGCCGCGCCGAACTCGACGAGTTGTACGGCTTCCTGTCCGACGACGACAAGACCGTCGTGTACTGCCGCATCGGCGAACGCAGCAGCCACACCTGGTTCGTGCTCACGCATCTGCTTGGCCGCGAAGGCGTGCGAAATTACGACGGTTCCTGGACCGAGTGGGGCAACGCGGTGCGGGTGCCCGTGGCCGTCGGAGAAGAGCCTGGCGAACCGACATGA
- a CDS encoding Maf family protein: MTRFVLASASPGRRKVLRQAGIDPLVIVSGVDEDAVMARLEPSATPADVTTALAAAKADAVVGVLDADVAADCVVIGCDSMLYHDGTLRGKPTTVDAARAGWQQMAGTSGELYTGHSVIRLQDNAIAWRAADATVTTVRFASPSTADLDAYVDSGEPTAVAGGFTLDGLGGWFVDGVDGDPSSVIGIGLPLIRRLLADGGLSIAELWSANPLR; this comes from the coding sequence ATGACGCGATTCGTTCTCGCGTCAGCATCGCCCGGTCGCCGTAAGGTGTTGCGCCAGGCGGGAATCGACCCACTTGTCATCGTCTCCGGTGTCGACGAGGACGCCGTCATGGCCCGTCTGGAACCGTCGGCCACCCCCGCCGACGTGACCACCGCGCTGGCCGCCGCAAAGGCGGATGCCGTTGTCGGGGTCCTCGATGCCGACGTCGCCGCCGATTGCGTTGTCATCGGCTGTGATTCGATGCTGTACCACGATGGCACATTGCGCGGTAAGCCCACCACCGTCGACGCGGCGCGCGCCGGCTGGCAGCAGATGGCGGGGACTTCGGGCGAGCTCTACACCGGCCATAGCGTGATTCGTTTGCAGGACAACGCAATAGCGTGGCGTGCCGCCGATGCCACCGTGACCACGGTGCGGTTCGCCAGCCCGTCCACAGCGGATCTGGATGCCTACGTCGACAGCGGCGAGCCCACGGCGGTCGCGGGTGGATTCACGCTCGACGGGCTGGGCGGCTGGTTCGTCGACGGCGTCGACGGCGATCCGTCGTCGGTGATCGGTATCGGACTGCCGCTGATCCGTCGGCTACTCGCCGACGGGGGCCTGTCGATCGCCGAACTCTGGTCCGCCAACCCGCTGCGCTGA
- a CDS encoding acyl-CoA carboxylase epsilon subunit produces the protein MTGDEAVTAEHHDHEVPIQVVKGKPTDEDIAAVIAVLAAASGTPAEPREQEENLWGHPVDRLRYSFFSWQKVTLQQRTHMRHR, from the coding sequence ATGACCGGAGACGAGGCCGTGACCGCAGAGCACCACGACCACGAAGTGCCCATCCAGGTCGTAAAGGGCAAGCCGACCGATGAGGACATCGCCGCGGTCATCGCTGTGCTCGCCGCCGCTTCCGGTACCCCCGCCGAGCCGAGGGAGCAGGAAGAGAACCTGTGGGGGCATCCGGTCGACCGGCTGCGCTATTCGTTCTTCAGCTGGCAGAAGGTGACACTTCAGCAACGGACGCACATGCGCCATCGATGA
- a CDS encoding acyl-CoA carboxylase subunit beta codes for MTSVSDQSVEPAGEHEIDIHTTAGKLADLRKRTEETLHPVGEAAVEKIHAKGKLTARERILALLDEGSFVELDALARHRSTNFGLQDKRPFGDGVVTGYGTIDGREVCIFSQDVSVFGGSLGEVYGEKIVKVQDLAIKTGRPLIGINDGAGARIQEGVVSLGLYSNIFHNNIMASGVIPQISLIMGAAAGGHVYSPALTDFVVMVDQTSQMFITGPDVIKTVTGEDVTMEELGGAHTHMAKSGTAHYVATGEQDAFDYVRDLLSYLPANNYADPPRYPAAVPEGAIEDNLTEEDLELDTLIPDSPNQPYDMHEVITRILDDDEFLEVQQGYAQNIIVGFGRIEGRPVGIVANQPTQFAGCLDINASEKAARFIRTCDCFNVPIVMLVDVPGFLPGTDQEYNGIIRRGAKLLYAYGEATVAKITVITRKAYGGAYCVMGSKEMGADVNVAWPSAQIAVMGAAGAVGFVYRQELAKAAKEGQDVDALRLELQQTYEDTLVNPYIAAERGYVDAVIPPSHTRGYVATALRLLERKITQVPPKKHGNIPL; via the coding sequence ATGACGAGCGTTAGCGATCAGTCGGTCGAGCCCGCGGGCGAGCACGAGATCGACATCCACACCACCGCAGGCAAGCTGGCCGATCTTCGCAAGCGCACCGAAGAGACGCTGCACCCGGTCGGAGAGGCGGCGGTCGAGAAGATCCACGCCAAGGGCAAGCTGACCGCCCGTGAGCGCATCCTGGCGTTGCTGGACGAGGGCTCGTTCGTCGAACTCGACGCGCTGGCCCGGCACCGCAGCACGAACTTCGGACTGCAGGACAAGCGCCCGTTCGGCGACGGTGTGGTGACCGGCTACGGCACCATCGACGGCCGCGAGGTCTGCATCTTCAGCCAGGACGTCTCGGTGTTCGGCGGCAGCCTCGGCGAGGTCTACGGCGAAAAGATCGTCAAGGTTCAGGATCTCGCGATCAAGACCGGGCGTCCGTTGATCGGCATCAACGACGGCGCCGGAGCCCGCATCCAAGAGGGTGTGGTGTCACTTGGCTTGTACAGCAACATCTTTCACAACAACATCATGGCCTCCGGTGTCATCCCGCAGATCTCGCTGATCATGGGCGCCGCCGCGGGCGGGCACGTGTACTCCCCCGCGCTGACCGACTTCGTCGTCATGGTCGACCAGACCAGCCAGATGTTCATCACCGGACCGGACGTCATCAAGACCGTCACCGGCGAGGACGTGACGATGGAGGAATTGGGCGGCGCGCACACGCACATGGCCAAGTCGGGCACCGCGCATTACGTGGCGACCGGCGAGCAGGACGCCTTCGACTACGTCCGCGACCTGCTGTCGTATCTGCCCGCCAACAACTACGCCGACCCGCCGCGTTACCCGGCCGCGGTGCCGGAGGGCGCGATCGAGGACAACCTCACCGAAGAGGACCTCGAGCTGGACACGCTGATCCCCGATTCGCCGAACCAGCCCTACGACATGCACGAGGTCATCACGCGGATCCTCGACGACGACGAGTTCCTCGAGGTACAGCAGGGCTACGCGCAGAACATCATCGTCGGCTTCGGCCGCATCGAAGGCCGACCGGTCGGCATCGTCGCCAACCAGCCGACCCAGTTCGCGGGCTGCCTGGACATCAACGCCTCGGAGAAGGCGGCGCGGTTCATCCGCACCTGCGACTGCTTCAACGTGCCGATCGTGATGCTGGTCGATGTTCCGGGCTTCCTGCCGGGCACCGACCAGGAGTACAACGGCATCATCCGCCGCGGCGCGAAGCTGCTGTATGCCTACGGCGAGGCGACCGTCGCCAAGATCACCGTCATCACCCGCAAGGCCTACGGCGGCGCGTACTGCGTCATGGGCTCGAAGGAGATGGGCGCCGACGTGAACGTCGCGTGGCCGAGCGCGCAGATCGCGGTCATGGGCGCCGCGGGCGCGGTCGGGTTCGTGTACCGGCAGGAGCTGGCCAAGGCGGCCAAGGAGGGTCAGGATGTCGACGCGCTTCGCTTGGAGCTGCAGCAGACGTACGAGGACACTCTGGTCAATCCGTACATCGCCGCCGAACGTGGCTATGTGGACGCGGTGATCCCGCCGTCGCACACCCGCGGCTACGTCGCAACGGCCCTGCGCCTGCTCGAACGCAAGATCACGCAGGTGCCGCCGAAGAAGCACGGAAACATCCCGCTATGA
- a CDS encoding biotin--[acetyl-CoA-carboxylase] ligase — translation MTAERAPLDETTLRAAIEGGPVWRTVDVVAQTGSTNSDLIARANSGADIAGAVLIAEHQTAGRGRQGRSWAAARYAQITLSVAIDAAAVPTDAWGWLPLATGVAIVDTVNSIGVDAGLKWPNDVLAGGGKLAGILAEVAAEQRVVVVGIGLNVSLRGDEVGVDGVTSLVGLGVAAPDRQELIVRLLTELGRRVDAWRSAGGADPELMADYRARSLTLGLPVRAILPGDREILGVARDVDDQGRLSIDTDGGPTIVAAGDIVHLRPADG, via the coding sequence ATGACTGCTGAGCGCGCTCCCCTCGACGAGACGACGTTGCGTGCCGCCATCGAAGGCGGCCCGGTGTGGCGGACGGTCGACGTGGTGGCTCAGACCGGGTCCACGAACTCCGACCTGATCGCGCGGGCCAACAGCGGCGCCGACATCGCGGGCGCTGTCCTGATCGCCGAACACCAGACCGCCGGCCGCGGCAGGCAAGGGCGCAGCTGGGCGGCGGCGCGATACGCCCAGATCACGCTGTCGGTGGCGATCGATGCCGCCGCGGTGCCGACGGACGCCTGGGGCTGGCTTCCGCTGGCGACGGGGGTGGCCATCGTCGACACCGTGAACAGCATCGGCGTCGACGCCGGATTGAAATGGCCCAACGACGTGCTCGCCGGCGGCGGCAAATTGGCGGGAATCCTGGCCGAGGTCGCCGCCGAGCAACGGGTGGTCGTCGTCGGCATCGGCCTCAACGTGTCACTGCGTGGTGACGAGGTGGGCGTCGACGGTGTGACATCCCTCGTCGGGCTCGGCGTCGCCGCGCCGGATCGTCAGGAACTCATCGTTCGGCTGCTGACCGAGTTGGGCCGTCGCGTCGATGCCTGGCGCAGCGCCGGCGGCGCGGACCCGGAACTGATGGCCGACTACCGGGCCCGCAGCCTGACCCTTGGGCTGCCGGTCCGCGCGATTCTCCCCGGCGACCGCGAGATCCTGGGGGTGGCTCGCGACGTCGACGACCAGGGCCGGCTGTCGATCGACACCGACGGCGGGCCGACCATCGTCGCCGCAGGTGACATCGTCCACTTGCGGCCCGCGGACGGTTGA